AAGCACCAGAATGCTCTCCTTTTTCGCGAAAAGGAAGCAGGGGTATTTTTTAGAAGCTCCTATTTCATCCCTTAATTTTATCGAGGGGTGCTCGTTCCCAATAACGGTTAATTTCCCTTTTCTCTTTTCAATTTCCGTGTCGCCGTGGGTGAAATACGCGGAATCGGTTTCGTATTCCCTGAGTATCTGCATGCCGAAATCGCGGACCATGTTCTCCAGGTAGAAGTCGTGGTTGCCCTTTATGACGTGGATTTTAGCGAGCTTCTGGATTTCGGAAAGGAAGAAATGGATTTCGTTCCACTCCTGCCTGGACTCTTTTCCGAACGTGTATTTTATGTCCCCGTTCAGGAGAATCTCTTTTATTCCAAAGCTGGAGCACACGCGCACGAACTTCTCCAGAATCATCCGGGTCTGCATGCGCGCGAGGCTCTCGCCCAGCGCTTCCTCGAAGCCGATGTGCAAATCCGAAGCTACAGCGAGTCCTTGCTTGTGGAACACGGCGATTCCTTCGGTGGTGAGGAATGCGCCCCTGGAAAATTCCAGCGCTCCTGTTCTAGAATCAACAGTATCAGCCATATTTCATGAGCCTCGCGTGCATTTTTTTGATGAACTCTTTCCTGTCCTCGACAACAACTATGTCCCTTGCGCCCAAAGAGGCGAGGTTGAACGCGAACGGGGAAGGGGTTTCAGGGGCCTTTATCACTAATGTGCGGCGGCGCAATTTCTCCATGTAGTCCAACGCTTCATCGACGTGCATCGCCTCGCACATTATCTCGCTGTATGTCTCCCTGAGCATCGGGAAACCGGGAAGGGCTTCGCGTATGAGCCGCAGGAGTATTTCTGAATTTATCTGCTGCCGTCCCAAGGGCATCTCCCTCCCGGGGTAGCGCCTGAGCACCAGGTAACT
Above is a genomic segment from Candidatus Micrarchaeia archaeon containing:
- a CDS encoding metallophosphoesterase, whose product is MADTVDSRTGALEFSRGAFLTTEGIAVFHKQGLAVASDLHIGFEEALGESLARMQTRMILEKFVRVCSSFGIKEILLNGDIKYTFGKESRQEWNEIHFFLSEIQKLAKIHVIKGNHDFYLENMVRDFGMQILREYETDSAYFTHGDTEIEKRKGKLTVIGNEHPSIKLRDEIGASKKYPCFLFAKKESILVLPAVNPWAPGTDILNVHRKHFLSPILRTVKLDEVRVYPLDGESVYDFKNVRSVRKLILGNPDFGI
- a CDS encoding helicase, producing the protein GFVLRLPRGKVMTKLDAEELIWIDGFEKKLGEALENTEMLKRRFKNVAGRSYLVLRRYPGREMPLGRQQINSEILLRLIREALPGFPMLRETYSEIMCEAMHVDEALDYMEKLRRRTLVIKAPETPSPFAFNLASLGARDIVVVEDRKEFIKKMHARLMKYG